The nucleotide sequence ATGCCAGCAGCTTCCTGCAGAGTTCCCAAAAGCTGATGTGAAATTCAgcactttatttttgttaaacctttaaaaattcacatcttgccttttctttttttttttccttaaatatataTTCTATAAAATAAGGCAACTCGAGGAGACAAAAAGAACATCCCCATTGCTTAAGTTCTGCATCTTGCCACCAAAGAGGTTTGCGGCACTTCCAGTTGAGAGCAGCCGCTCCACCCCGCTGCAAAGCTCCTGTGAGGAGGAGCAGCACGCTCAGGTGATGCTGTAAATCTGGGGGAAATGCCTGGATATGGCCCTCGGCAGCCCCTGCACATGTTCTGGGGAAGGGAAGGCTCTTGTCTCTCTGGGGGTTCATGGGGAGGGAGCTGCatctgctggggatgctgcagtgGGTACCACTTGGAGAACATCCCATATCCAGGGGACCTCAGGgacaaaggcagcacagaagATGGAATTACTtgatttctccccaaaactGAAGCACACATTAATCTTTGGGAGAAACTCTAATCTGTATCTTGTGGTATTAAAAGCTATAAACAAGGTTATCCCAAAAGAGTGCAACTCCTCCCCAGCACAGATCCTGCTGAGTGTCACAGCATCTCATGAAAACTAGACAGTACAGCAGCTTTTTATAACAGAGGTTTCATATCTCTCTATGGAAAAAGCACAACTGTGTGTTTTACCTccaatgttttccttcttttgtgtGTATTAATGCTGGAAATGTGATATTCACATTTCTGAGCTTCATAGTGTAAATGTTTTCCATGTTGCTCACCAATTCCCACTGGGCTAAGTCTTGCTTTTTAAAGCCTCATTTCTGtgagaaataaatttaatagaaaataatttatatttaaaaaaaaaacaacacagagtACTCTGCGGGAAACGGTCCTGTGGAGCAACGGGATGGCACATTACAGGCTCAGAGACTGGGGTGGGTACGGGggtggcagggacatcagggCAAGCTGAGTAAACCCAGTACAATCATTGCCCAGGTTTGCATCACTGATCTGTGTGTACTTGGACCATAGGCAAGAATTCTTTATAGcctcaaaagaggaaaaaacacccTTATTCTAGCAGACTTGACCTTATCAGCAAAGATCTTTTCACGCTGATACCGGTTATTACCATGTAAACACCAATGTCACCCAGTTCACCCAGGGAAGGGAATTTAGATACCGCACGATCACCTAATCTgagcacagccccagcacagcgcaGGGAAACCCAATCCATGATGGAATTAACTCTTGGTCCTTGTCACAAGGTGTTTAGTTCTCATCGTCCGAGAGAACAGGCGGGATCTTGCTGGAAAGCAGCGTGTAGACGTATGGCCAGATCTTGTTGGTCTCTGTCCCCGAGAAGGAGTGAAGGATGCCCCTGCTCCTGGGGGAGAGATGGGGTAGAAGTCAGTGCCAGCCCCTTCCAAGGACAGGGGTCATGGGCAGGGGACAGCCCAGCTAGGGTGGAAGCACACCAAAGGCTTTTTTGGGTGAGAAAAGCAGGATGAAGGGgatgagcagcagctgcccccaTCCGCAGCATTCGCTGGGAGGAGCCCAGCACATGGATGAACCAAACCCAGATAACCACGAAAAATCACACTACCCAGGAGAACAGCTTACCCCTGTCACCCTAAAGACTGCTTGCTCTCTAAAGCACTTCATAGACGTAAATCAGCAGGATTTATTCTTGTGCTTAAGCGAGCGGGAAAATAAGGCCCCTAATTCTGACCCCACCCCATGACATGCATCTTGGAGCTTCTCCATCTCTTGTGCTGGAGTTTGGTAGCACTGACGGGCAGCACCTCtgtagataaaataaaataggtttTCCACCGTGCACAGTGGAGCCAGGGTGTTGAAGGGATTTGCACCACCTACTGCAGCCAAAAAATCTCTCCCATCACCAGCACCAGCAAAACCCTTTGTGGAGCCCAGCAAGACAAATAGGAGCTGGGAATGTCTTTGCATTGGCCTCCTCCCTCCAAACAGGCTTGGCTGCAATGAAGGGCTGGACTTTGTGCTGCTGAGCGGGGGCCGTGCCAGAGCCCTCCGGGCTGTCGGGACCAGCCAGTGGAAACAGCACTTGTACCTGTAATTATGGGCACATAGTGGTTTATTCGCATGGTTCAACTCACTTGTATAACTCTATTACTGGCTTTGCAGCATCTTTGTATTTTCGGAGCCTGGCAGCGACAGCCTCGGGTTTGTCGTCCTCACGCTGGACCAGCGGCTCGCCCGTCAGGTCATCAACGCCCTGTGGGATGGCAAACACCATCACAGGGATGTGGCCACCACCCCCAGTACCCACCACTGCCAAATGCCCCGTCCTGCTCCACATCTATCGATCATCCTGATCCatatctcttctcccaagtaaaaagtgataggacaagaggaaacggcctcaagttgcgccagggcaggttgaggttggatcttgggaacaatttatttcccaaagggctgttgggcattggaaaaggctgcccagggcagtggtggagtcaccatccctggaggggttgaacagatggagatgaggttcttggggacatggggtagtgccaggggtgggttaatggttggacttggtgaccttgagggtcttttccaaaccaaaatgattctatgaccatCCTAAGTGTTTAACATAAACCCCATCTTTCCTAATGATATTTTGCACAGCTCCTTCAGGCTGGCTCCCAAGAGAAAAGCCCTCCGGGTGCTCAGCGCTTGCTGCCTGGGATTTCTTCCCCGATGCTCTTTCGTGGTGTGTCAGCTCACACAGAGAAAAGCTTCTCTGATCTCCTTTTGTGCATCGCCCCCAGCTGCCACCACTGCGATGCCACAGACTCTTACCTGGACCTGGGGCGGGTTGAAGTCCATGTTGTACACCCTCCCGCTGCCTGGGTGGACCCAGCGGGCGCTCAGACGATCCTTCAACGTCTCGAAGGGGATGTTCAAACTGATCACCAGGTCCAGCTCGCAGATCCTGTCCAGCGCCTCGGCTTGTCCCAGTGTCCGTGGGAAACCTGTGCAGGTACCGCAACAGCACAGGGCTGTCAGGAGAGGCAGGAAAGTGGTGGTGATGGAGCCAAAACCACCCACTCCGCAGCCCTGGAGCTGCAAAACCACCACGACTTCTTGCTATAGCACCAGCAGCGTGAAAGACAGGAATCCACCATATGGCTGCAATAAAAAATAGCTCCTACAGCCCCAACTCCTGAAATGCAACACATAGGTTGTTGTGGATTCGTGTGTTCCTACAAAGATGTGTCCGGTGCAGGGCTGGTGTCCCTGCACAAGGGCTGGAGGCGATGACAAAATGGGGATAAATGCTGGAATTACACAGCAGTCTGAAGGAAACAGAACGCTGTGCACAGACGAATGACACATCTCTGGTTTACAGGGAGGACACCAAGGATGCTGCGATAAAATGGTTTGTACAGCCACCACCAGTTCTCTGAAACCGCCATCCTCCAAACGCACCAGGCGATGCCTTTAGTTTGGAAAAACCAGAGAGGGGTTGGGAgcatctgctctgctgctggaccaCAACCAGGGCTGACTCTGAGCTGGtcccttctccagctttctctgCTGACAACACCCTTCTCCCATTTTTGTAACCTTTTTTTTACCTCCATAAAGCCCTCTGAGACTTTTCCCAAGCAGAACAATATCAGCAAAGAGCCTGTCAGGACGCCAGCCCAATACATTTAGTCTGTCTAATCAAGCAAAGCCAGCCTG is from Columba livia isolate bColLiv1 breed racing homer chromosome 8, bColLiv1.pat.W.v2, whole genome shotgun sequence and encodes:
- the AK4 gene encoding adenylate kinase 4, mitochondrial: MASKLLRAVVLGPPGSGKGTVCERIARSFGLQHLSSGQFLRENLRGGGEVGVLAKQYIERGLLVPDHVITRVMMTELEKRQDQHWLLDGFPRTLGQAEALDRICELDLVISLNIPFETLKDRLSARWVHPGSGRVYNMDFNPPQVQGVDDLTGEPLVQREDDKPEAVAARLRKYKDAAKPVIELYKSRGILHSFSGTETNKIWPYVYTLLSSKIPPVLSDDEN